A single window of Mangifera indica cultivar Alphonso chromosome 18, CATAS_Mindica_2.1, whole genome shotgun sequence DNA harbors:
- the LOC123201395 gene encoding golgin subfamily A member 6-like protein 22 isoform X1, with amino-acid sequence MDEKEATGSCLVVSEEKCDRLYPIYFGVSFAFFALRLLSSSDKEDEKWSELQDKMLQGSAQLLGLLVWRVQKEGATGDKCEVVHKLETAEKKIAELRKLRSEDAKANQKVISIFATQEQMWLNERKRLQLHIGVLVNKVRVLEKKKNEAVSELTEKLKETENLMASKDKILEEEEQKRKEVEEKLAKAESIAEKLREAAKQEAQDHSIEIWKHKTAFIELVSNQRQLEAELGRALRQVEAAKQELGSVLEQKEESVLLAQKLSMEILKMRKDLDKKDKVLSAMLRKSKLDTNEKQMLIKEVKLSKTKKKQAELETERWKTASESRDQRHSLRSMFKNQVNSRFDASFGIRGTSHTGKTIQEPTDYVLDLDHPRPQLKNDLDVFLPLSNYNSAEGSEEDVRRLEGWVRLEAEKYATVIEKRHHLELEAFAEQLRLKDEKLEAFRWQLLSMEIELKRLQTHIEGLNQETSQLRHNNMKLEAMLLERKEELSSLQEQFLSKLKSFSFQKTNINSFLDDPALTHDAIGSKVKISKRIPAEKEQETKTTSVERPQEKDTEVREENPSHNEPNKVIVPSPEREFQEDKDAAVHSLIQRETARLLVVDTAENLASFNKPFSMTNNSPWRMDLHALGVSYKIKRLKQQLLMFERLTGKSGEDMESNENGRKGLLLLMSLLNKQVSRYQSLQGKTDDLCKRMHETDAHMSQGDSSSARRKGETETLEHLLEETFQLQRYIVATGQKLMEVQSKIASCFVELTEALDKTANLDKKRFSDSLRTLFQEVQRGLEVRISRIIGDLEGTLACEGMIHLR; translated from the exons ATGGATGAGAAGGAGGCTACTGGGTCATGTTTAGTTGTTTctgaagaaaaatgtgatagaTTGTATCCGATTTATTTTGGTGTTTCATTTGCTTTCTTTGCTTTAAGGCTTTTGTCAAGTTCTGATAAAGAAGATGAGAAATGGTCTGAGCTGCAAGATAAAATGCTTCAAGGAAGTGCTCAATTGTTGGGCTTGCTTGTGTGGAGAGTCCAGAAAGAGGGGGCTACTGGGGACAAATGTGAGGTTGTGCATAAGCTTGAGACTGCAGAGAAAAAGATTGCAGAGTTAAGGAAGCTGAGAAGCGAAGATGCGAAAGCTAATCAGAAGGTCATTAGCATCTTTGCAACGCAAGAGCAGATGTGGTTGAATGAAAGGAAGAGGCTCCAGCTGCATATTGGAGTTCTTGTGAACAAAGTGAGGGtgttagagaaaaagaagaatgaagcTGTTTCGGAATTGACTGAGAAATTAAAGGAAACCGAGAATTTGATGGCGTCAAAGGATAAGATATTGGAGGAAGAGGAGCAGAAAAGGAAGGAGGTAGAAGAGAAGCTAGCAAAAGCAGAAAGTATTGCAGAAAAATTGAGAGAAGCTGCAAAGCAAGAAGCTCAGGATCATTCTATAGAGATTTGGAAGCACAAAACTGCTTTTATCGAACTTGTGTCGAACCAACGACAACTTGAAGCAGAACTGGGTCGAGCACTTAGGCAAGTTGAAGCTGCAAAACAAGAGCTTGGTTCAGTCTTGGAGCAGAAAGAGGAGTCAGTCTTGTTGGCTCAAAAACTATCCATGGAGATTCTCAAGATGCGCAAAGATTTAGACAAAAAAGACAAGGTTTTATCAGCAATGCTGAGGAAATCTAAACTGGATACAAATGAGAAGCAAATGCTTATAAAGGAGGTTAAATTAtcgaagacgaagaagaagcaAGCTGAACTGGAAACAGAAAGATGGAAGACAGCATCTGAGTCTAGAGACCAGAGACATTCATTGAGAAGTATGTTTAAGAATCAAGTCAATTCTAGATTTGATGCTTCCTTTGGTATAAGAGGAACATCACACACTGGAAAGACCATACAAGAGCCCACTGATTATGTTCTTGATCTTGATCACCCAAGGCCTCAGCTGAAAAATGACCTTGATGTTTTCTTGCCACTTTCTAATTACAACTCAGCAGAAGGAAGTGAGGAAG ATGTCAGAAGATTAGAAGGTTGGGTTCGTTTGGAAGCAGAAAAGTATGCAACAGTAATAGAGAAGAGGCATCACTTAGAACTAGAGGCTTTTGCAGAACAATTGAGgctgaaagatgaaaaattagaagCTTTTCGATGGCAGTTGCTGAGCATGGAGATTGAATTGAAGCGGCTGCAGACCCACATTGAAGGACTTAACCAGGAGACATCACAGCTCAGGCATAACAATATGAAATTGGAAGCCATGCTATTGGAGCGCAAAGAGGAATTAAGCTCTTTGCAAGAGCAATTTTTGTCCAAGTTAAAATCTTTCAGTTTTCAGAAGACCAACATAAACTCCTTTCTAGATGATCCAGCATTAACCCATGATGCCATTGGTTCCAAAGTCAAGATCAGTAAGAGAATACCAGCAGAGAAGGagcaagaaacaaaaacaacttCTGTGGAAAGGCCTCAAGAGAAAGACACAGAGGTGAGAGAAGAAAACCCATCTCACAACGAGCCCAATAAAGTGATAGTCCCATCTCCTGAAAGAGAGTTTCAAGAAGATAAGGATGCTGCGGTCCATAGTCTTATTCAAAGGGAAACTGCGAGGCTGCTTGTTGTTGACACAGCTGAAAACTTAGCATCATTTAACAAGCCCTTTAGCATGACCAACAATTCCCCATGGAGGATGGATCTTCATGCTCTTGGAGTTTCTTACAAGATCAAGAGACTGAAGCAGCAACTTCTTATGTTTGAGAGATTGACAGGAAAAAGTGGCGAAGATATGGAAAGCAATGAAAATGGCAGGAAGGGTTTGCTATTGCTGATGTCTTTGCTAAATAAACAAGTCAGCAGGTACCAGTCCCTTCAGGGTAAGACCGATGATCTTTGCAAGCGTATG CATGAGACTGATGCACACATGAGTCAAGGGGATTCGAGCAGTGCAAGGAGGAAAGGAGAAACTGAAACACTAGAGCATCTCCTCGAGGAAACGTTCCAGCTGCAACGATACATTGTTGCAACAGGACAGAAGTTGATGGAAGTCCAATCCAAGATTGCATCCTGTTTTGTTGAGTTGACAGAAGCACTTGACAAAACTGCAAACTTGGACAAGAAGCGGTTTTCTGATAGTCTAAGAACTCTCTTTCAGGAGGTCCAAAGAGGACTTGAAGTACGGATATCTCGAATCATCGGAGACCTTGAAGGAACTCTGGCTTGTGAAGGGATGATTCATTTGAGGTAA
- the LOC123201395 gene encoding trichoplein keratin filament-binding protein-like isoform X2 has translation MDEKEATGSCLVVSEEKCDRLYPIYFGVSFAFFALRLLSSSDKEDEKWSELQDKMLQGSAQLLGLLVWRVQKEGATGDKCEVVHKLETAEKKIAELRKLRSEDAKANQKVISIFATQEQMWLNERKRLQLHIGVLVNKVRVLEKKKNEAVSELTEKLKETENLMASKDKILEEEEQKRKEVEEKLAKAESIAEKLREAAKQEAQDHSIEIWKHKTAFIELVSNQRQLEAELGRALRQVEAAKQELGSVLEQKEESVLLAQKLSMEILKMRKDLDKKDKVLSAMLRKSKLDTNEKQMLIKEVKLSKTKKKQAELETERWKTASESRDQRHSLRSMFKNQVNSRFDASFGIRGTSHTGKTIQEPTDYVLDLDHPRPQLKNDLDVFLPLSNYNSAEGSEEDVRRLEGWVRLEAEKYATVIEKRHHLELEAFAEQLRLKDEKLEAFRWQLLSMEIELKRLQTHIEGLNQETSQLRHNNMKLEAMLLERKEELSSLQEQFLSKLKSFSFQKTNINSFLDDPALTHDAIGSKVKISKRIPAEKEQETKTTSVERPQEKDTEVREENPSHNEPNKVIVPSPEREFQEDKDAAVHSLIQRETARLLVVDTAENLASFNKPFSMTNNSPWRMDLHALGVSYKIKRLKQQLLMFERLTGKSGEDMESNENGRKGLLLLMSLLNKQVSRYQSLQA, from the exons ATGGATGAGAAGGAGGCTACTGGGTCATGTTTAGTTGTTTctgaagaaaaatgtgatagaTTGTATCCGATTTATTTTGGTGTTTCATTTGCTTTCTTTGCTTTAAGGCTTTTGTCAAGTTCTGATAAAGAAGATGAGAAATGGTCTGAGCTGCAAGATAAAATGCTTCAAGGAAGTGCTCAATTGTTGGGCTTGCTTGTGTGGAGAGTCCAGAAAGAGGGGGCTACTGGGGACAAATGTGAGGTTGTGCATAAGCTTGAGACTGCAGAGAAAAAGATTGCAGAGTTAAGGAAGCTGAGAAGCGAAGATGCGAAAGCTAATCAGAAGGTCATTAGCATCTTTGCAACGCAAGAGCAGATGTGGTTGAATGAAAGGAAGAGGCTCCAGCTGCATATTGGAGTTCTTGTGAACAAAGTGAGGGtgttagagaaaaagaagaatgaagcTGTTTCGGAATTGACTGAGAAATTAAAGGAAACCGAGAATTTGATGGCGTCAAAGGATAAGATATTGGAGGAAGAGGAGCAGAAAAGGAAGGAGGTAGAAGAGAAGCTAGCAAAAGCAGAAAGTATTGCAGAAAAATTGAGAGAAGCTGCAAAGCAAGAAGCTCAGGATCATTCTATAGAGATTTGGAAGCACAAAACTGCTTTTATCGAACTTGTGTCGAACCAACGACAACTTGAAGCAGAACTGGGTCGAGCACTTAGGCAAGTTGAAGCTGCAAAACAAGAGCTTGGTTCAGTCTTGGAGCAGAAAGAGGAGTCAGTCTTGTTGGCTCAAAAACTATCCATGGAGATTCTCAAGATGCGCAAAGATTTAGACAAAAAAGACAAGGTTTTATCAGCAATGCTGAGGAAATCTAAACTGGATACAAATGAGAAGCAAATGCTTATAAAGGAGGTTAAATTAtcgaagacgaagaagaagcaAGCTGAACTGGAAACAGAAAGATGGAAGACAGCATCTGAGTCTAGAGACCAGAGACATTCATTGAGAAGTATGTTTAAGAATCAAGTCAATTCTAGATTTGATGCTTCCTTTGGTATAAGAGGAACATCACACACTGGAAAGACCATACAAGAGCCCACTGATTATGTTCTTGATCTTGATCACCCAAGGCCTCAGCTGAAAAATGACCTTGATGTTTTCTTGCCACTTTCTAATTACAACTCAGCAGAAGGAAGTGAGGAAG ATGTCAGAAGATTAGAAGGTTGGGTTCGTTTGGAAGCAGAAAAGTATGCAACAGTAATAGAGAAGAGGCATCACTTAGAACTAGAGGCTTTTGCAGAACAATTGAGgctgaaagatgaaaaattagaagCTTTTCGATGGCAGTTGCTGAGCATGGAGATTGAATTGAAGCGGCTGCAGACCCACATTGAAGGACTTAACCAGGAGACATCACAGCTCAGGCATAACAATATGAAATTGGAAGCCATGCTATTGGAGCGCAAAGAGGAATTAAGCTCTTTGCAAGAGCAATTTTTGTCCAAGTTAAAATCTTTCAGTTTTCAGAAGACCAACATAAACTCCTTTCTAGATGATCCAGCATTAACCCATGATGCCATTGGTTCCAAAGTCAAGATCAGTAAGAGAATACCAGCAGAGAAGGagcaagaaacaaaaacaacttCTGTGGAAAGGCCTCAAGAGAAAGACACAGAGGTGAGAGAAGAAAACCCATCTCACAACGAGCCCAATAAAGTGATAGTCCCATCTCCTGAAAGAGAGTTTCAAGAAGATAAGGATGCTGCGGTCCATAGTCTTATTCAAAGGGAAACTGCGAGGCTGCTTGTTGTTGACACAGCTGAAAACTTAGCATCATTTAACAAGCCCTTTAGCATGACCAACAATTCCCCATGGAGGATGGATCTTCATGCTCTTGGAGTTTCTTACAAGATCAAGAGACTGAAGCAGCAACTTCTTATGTTTGAGAGATTGACAGGAAAAAGTGGCGAAGATATGGAAAGCAATGAAAATGGCAGGAAGGGTTTGCTATTGCTGATGTCTTTGCTAAATAAACAAGTCAGCAGGTACCAGTCCCTTCAGG CATGA